Proteins from a genomic interval of Hippocampus zosterae strain Florida chromosome 14, ASM2543408v3, whole genome shotgun sequence:
- the pax9 gene encoding paired box protein Pax-9, which translates to MEPAFGEVNQLGGVFVNGRPLPNAIRLRIVELAQLGIRPCDISRQLRVSHGCVSKILARYNETGSILPGAIGGSKPRVTTPAVVKHIRTYKQRDPGIFAWEIRDRLLADGVCDKFNLPSVSSISRILRNKIGNLAQQGPYEAAKQPPQAHAHTHPHAHPHAHPPQPAALPYNHLYSYPGSKVATPPGVPALPGHMAMHRIWPSSHSVTDILGIRSITEQQNAEWLAHSEQLCHSTQHPGLPTAHHPSASLHGVQRHHVGLCDRTHMAAAAAAAAAAGQWQL; encoded by the exons ATGG AACCGGCCTTCGGCGAGGTCAACCAGCTGGGCGGCGTGTTCGTCAACGGCCGTCCGCTGCCCAACGCCATCCGGCTGCGCATCGTGGAGCTGGCGCAGCTGGGCATCCGCCCGTGCGACATCAGCCGCCAGCTGCGCGTCTCGCACGGCTGCGTCAGCAAGATCCTGGCGCGCTACAACGAGACCGGCTCCATCCTGCCCGGCGCCATCGGCGGCAGCAAGCCGCGCGTCACCACGCCCGCCGTGGTCAAGCACATACGGACGTACAAGCAGCGCGACCCGGGCATTTTCGCCTGGGAGATCCGCGACCGGCTGCTCGCCGACGGCGTGTGCGACAAGTTCAACCTGCCCTCGGTCAGCTCCATAAGCCGCATCCTGCGCAACAAGATCGGCAACCTGGCTCAGCAGGGCCCCTACGAGGCGGCCAAGCAGCCGCCGCAGgcccacgcgcacacgcacccgCACGCGCACCCGCACGCGCACCCGCCGCAGCCCGCCGCCCTGCCCTACAACCACTTGTACTCCTACCCGGGCTCCAAGGTGGCCACGCCGCCGGGCGTGCCCGCGCTCCCCGGACACATGGCCATGCACCGGATATGGCCCTCGTCGCACTCGGTCACCGACATTCTGGGGATCCGATCCATTACCGAGCAGCAAA ACGCCGAGTGGCTTGCGCACAGCGAGCAGCTGTGCCACAGCACCCAGCATCCCGGCCTCCCGACGGCCCACCACCCGAGCGCCAGCCTCCACGGGGTACAGCGGCACCACGTCGGCCTCTGTGACCGCACACacatggcggcggccgccgccgccgccgccgccgccgggcaGTGGCAGCTGTGA